Within the Longimicrobiaceae bacterium genome, the region GATCGGTGGCGTACTCGGTTCCCGGGAACTCGTTGCCGCCGGCCCGGGTGAAAGGAAGGTCCAGCTTGGCGAAGGAGTAGCTGGGTGACCGCGTGTAGCGATTCCACTGGAGTGTTCCCTCGCCGGTGGCCGGGTCGAAAGAGGTCACCTCGCTCGCGATGAAGTAGACCTGCTCCAACTTCGCGAAGTCGGCGCTCACGTCGGGCGGATCGCCGAGCACCTGGGCGGTCGCGCGTTCTCCGGGCAGCACCGCAAACACAAACACGAGCCCGACGGCCCGTCGGAGCAGACTCTTCACGGAGGCGGGTGGCAGGATCATCGGGTGGTGGTCAGGTGGGAAACAGGGCGGCGGGGCCGCGGTTCTGCCGCAAATGGAAGCGGCGGGAAGGCGGGTTCGCAAGGCCGGCGTCGTCCACCTCTTGCCCGATGCGGTCGTAGGAGTCATCGTGCACCCGGTCCGGCACGGTGCCGGCTCACCAAACCCGCCCAGCGACTCGACGGCTATGCCATCTTTCGCGAACTTCGCGCGTCCCCTCGTCCTCGCCGCCCTTCCCACGCTTCTCGCCGGCAACACCTCGATGCTCTCGGGGCAGGTGGTGGAGAGGCTCGACCCGGCCATCGAAGAGCTTCTGCCCGCGGATGTGCAGCTCGAGCGGATCGTCGACGGCCTCGACTGGTCGGAGGGTCCTGTCTGGCGCAAGAGTGGCGGCTATCTGCTCTTCTCCGATATACCGCGAAACACGATCTATCGCTGGAAGGAAGGGGAGGGGCTTTCGGTTTTCCTGAGGCCAGCCGGCTATATCCGCGACGATCCCGCGGGACACGAGCTGGGAACGAATGGTCTGGCCTTCGACGCCCAGGATCGGCTGGTGATGGCCGACCACGGCAACCGCCAGATCGCGCGCCTGGACGAGACCACCTTCACCCGCACCACCCTCGCCGACCGCTACCAGGGGAAGCGGCTGAACAGCCCCAACGACCTCGTCATCCACTCCAACGGCGATATCTACTTCACCGACCCTCCTTACGGGCTGCGCGACCTCAACCGCAACCCCGCCAAGGAGCTGGATTTCAATGGTGTCTACCGACTCCGGCCCAACGGCGAGCTCACGCTCATCACCCGCGAGCTGACCTTCCCCAACGGCATCGCCCTGTCGCCGGACGAGCGGACGCTGTACGTGGCGGTCTCGGATCCGCAGAACCCGGTCTGGATGGCTTACGACGTGGCGCCGGACGGCTCGGTGAGCGGCGGCCGCGTCTTCTTCGATGCATCTCCGCTGATGCGGGAGGACCGTCGCGGCGCGCCCGACGGGCTCACCGTGGACGTTCACGGGAACCTCTGGGCGACGGGCCCGGGCGGCGTGTTGATCATCTCCCCCGAGGGGAAGCATCTGGGAACGATCCTGACTGGCCAGGCGACCTCCAACGCCGCCTTCGGCGACGACGGCTCCACGCTCTATCTGACCGCGGACATGAACATCATCCGCGTGCGCACGACAACTCGCGGGGTGGGGTTCTGAGGCTCGGCCGGCGGAGGGTAGATGCTGAACCGGCGCTCGCGGGCGGGTGTGAATAGGGTGTGAATAACGTGCTCGAAGGTGGTCTGGCTCAGTTAAAGAATTCCCCCGGAGTGTGGCTACATCGCTCCGCATAAGCCCGCCGCAGGCGTCTAACAAGAAGCGCCGTATACAATTTCGATCACTATGCGGATGAATCGCGCCGTTGTGGCGGCAATCTGCCTCGTACTCCCAACCGCCGCTCAGGCACAATCAGACTACCGCCTCGTCTGGTCGGACGAGTTCGACCAGCCAGGGCAACCGGATTCCACCAACTGGACCTACGAGCGTGGCTTCGTGCGCAACGAGGAGCTGCAGTGGTACCAGCCGGAGAATGCGCGCGTCGAGAACGGCATGCTCATCATCGAAGCCCGGCGGGAGTCGAAGCCGAACCCGACCTACCAGCCCGGGAGCGACGACTGGCGGCGGAGCCGGCCCGAGATCGACTACACCTCCGCCAGCCTCACCACCCGCGGTCGGCATAGCTGGCAGTACGGTCGCTTCGAGATGCGCGCCCGCATTGACACGAGACCCGGCATGTGGCCCGCCTTCTGGACGCTGGGCGTCTCCGGCCGATGGCCGGCGGGCGGCGAGATCGACATCATGGAGTACTATCGGGGGATGGTGCTCGCCAACGTCGCCTGGGCGCGGGACGAACCGGGCCGCGCCTTCTGGGACGATCTACGGAAGCCGATCGACGACTATCCCCGAGGGTGGGAGGACGAATTCCACGTCTGGCGGATGGA harbors:
- a CDS encoding SMP-30/gluconolactonase/LRE family protein produces the protein MPSFANFARPLVLAALPTLLAGNTSMLSGQVVERLDPAIEELLPADVQLERIVDGLDWSEGPVWRKSGGYLLFSDIPRNTIYRWKEGEGLSVFLRPAGYIRDDPAGHELGTNGLAFDAQDRLVMADHGNRQIARLDETTFTRTTLADRYQGKRLNSPNDLVIHSNGDIYFTDPPYGLRDLNRNPAKELDFNGVYRLRPNGELTLITRELTFPNGIALSPDERTLYVAVSDPQNPVWMAYDVAPDGSVSGGRVFFDASPLMREDRRGAPDGLTVDVHGNLWATGPGGVLIISPEGKHLGTILTGQATSNAAFGDDGSTLYLTADMNIIRVRTTTRGVGF
- a CDS encoding glycoside hydrolase family 16 protein, with amino-acid sequence MNRAVVAAICLVLPTAAQAQSDYRLVWSDEFDQPGQPDSTNWTYERGFVRNEELQWYQPENARVENGMLIIEARRESKPNPTYQPGSDDWRRSRPEIDYTSASLTTRGRHSWQYGRFEMRARIDTRPGMWPAFWTLGVSGRWPAGGEIDIMEYYRGMVLANVAWARDEPGRAFWDDLRKPIDDYPRGWEDEFHVWRMDWTPERIELYLDDELLNSTDLSETVNFDGRNPFHAPHYLIVNLAVGGTNGGDPSATEFPARYEIDYIRVYQRD